The Spirosoma foliorum genome has a window encoding:
- the hisS gene encoding histidine--tRNA ligase produces MQKPSLPKGTRDFGPEQMRKRLFIFDTIRQTFQRFGFQPLETPSMENLSTLTGKYGDEGDQLLFKILNSGDFAAGLTETDLQTGSKKLTPKIAEKGLRYDLTVPFARYVVMNRNALTMPFKRYQMQPVWRADRPQKGRYREFYQCDADVVGTDSLICEAEIVLMIHEVFRNLGIQDFTLKLNNRKILAGIAEVISAPGQEGLLSVAIDKLDKIGKEKVLDELRERGFSETAVANLDPIFTFSNQAPAQVLDQLETWLSTSETAQQGIAELKETLQLVGQYGLSDSQIELDPTLARGLSYYTGAIFEVKANGVSIGSVSGGGRYDNLTGAFGMPGLSGVGISFGVDRIYDVMDELNLFPAGAGQGTQVLIVPFDAEARTVALPLLSKLRTANIASEVYPDLAKVKKMLDFANAKAIPYVVLIGSEEVQTGMLSLKNMITGEQKRATAEEILQLVK; encoded by the coding sequence TCAACGCTTTGGCTTTCAGCCACTCGAAACTCCGTCTATGGAGAACCTGTCGACGCTGACAGGCAAGTATGGCGATGAAGGCGATCAACTGCTATTCAAAATACTTAATTCTGGCGATTTTGCCGCTGGTTTGACGGAAACCGACCTGCAAACCGGTTCGAAGAAACTGACGCCAAAAATTGCAGAAAAAGGGCTTCGGTACGATCTGACGGTTCCGTTTGCCCGCTATGTGGTCATGAATCGGAATGCATTGACGATGCCGTTTAAGCGGTATCAGATGCAACCCGTCTGGCGGGCTGATCGGCCACAAAAGGGACGTTACCGTGAATTTTATCAGTGCGACGCCGATGTTGTCGGAACCGACTCCCTGATTTGTGAAGCAGAAATTGTTCTGATGATTCACGAGGTGTTTCGCAACCTGGGTATTCAGGATTTCACGCTGAAACTTAACAATCGAAAAATTCTGGCAGGTATTGCTGAGGTTATTAGTGCACCAGGGCAGGAGGGGTTATTGTCTGTCGCGATTGACAAACTAGATAAAATCGGCAAAGAGAAAGTACTGGATGAGTTGCGAGAGCGTGGATTTTCAGAAACGGCCGTCGCTAATCTGGACCCCATCTTTACGTTCAGTAATCAGGCTCCCGCTCAAGTTTTAGACCAGCTTGAAACCTGGCTGTCGACTTCTGAAACCGCTCAACAAGGCATTGCTGAACTTAAAGAAACACTTCAGCTAGTGGGCCAATATGGTCTATCAGACAGTCAGATTGAACTCGATCCAACGCTGGCTCGTGGGCTTTCTTATTATACCGGCGCTATTTTCGAAGTCAAAGCGAATGGTGTTAGCATCGGCAGTGTCAGTGGTGGTGGCCGTTATGATAACCTGACGGGGGCTTTTGGCATGCCCGGTTTGTCGGGCGTGGGGATTTCGTTCGGGGTAGACCGTATTTATGACGTGATGGACGAATTGAACCTATTTCCGGCCGGAGCAGGGCAGGGAACTCAGGTGCTTATCGTCCCCTTTGATGCAGAAGCCCGCACTGTTGCTTTGCCTTTATTAAGTAAGCTACGGACTGCCAATATCGCTTCAGAAGTTTACCCGGACCTGGCCAAAGTGAAGAAGATGCTCGATTTTGCCAATGCCAAAGCGATTCCGTATGTCGTGTTGATTGGCTCAGAAGAAGTGCAAACGGGAATGTTATCGCTGAAAAATATGATAACGGGCGAACAGAAAAGAGCGACTGCGGAAGAGATTCTGCAACTGGTGAAGTAA